The genome window GACTGGTAACTGGTGGAACGCGGGCGAGGACCTGTACGTGGAGAACTACGCCCGCGCCGGGTTTCGCGCATTGCGCGAGGGCGAGGAAATCGCGCCAGGCGACGTAATCCTGATGCAGGTTCGCGCACCGGTCGTGAACCACGCAGCGGTTTATCTGGGTGATGGATTAATGCTCCACCACCTGTACGGGCGGCTCTCGAGCCGCGACGTGTACGGCGGGTACTGGCTGGAGCACACCCGCGTCGTTTTGAGGTTCGAACCATGACCGAAGCGGTTCGCACGATTCGCCTTTACGGCACGCTGGGCACGCAGTTCGGGCGCGTGCACCGGCTGGTGGTGAATAGCCCGGCGCAGGCGGTGCGCGCGCTGTGCATTCTGGTTCCGGGCTTTGAGCGTGCGCTTATGCAAAGCCGCGAGCGGGGGTTGACCTATGCGGTCTTCACGGGCCGGCAAAACGTGCGCGCTGAACAGATGAAGTACCCCGGTGGCAGCGCCGACATCCGCATCGCGCCCCTCCTCCAGGGCTCGAAACAGGCGGGGCTGTTCCAGACGATTCTGGGCGCAGCGATGGCGGCGGTTGGCTACTACTTCGGCTGGACGGGGGTGGGTGCTATGGTCGGCAACATCGGCGTCGCAATGATGGCCGGTGGCATCCAGCAGCTGCTGTCGCCGCACCGGCTGGGCCTCTCCGTCAAAGACAGCGCACAGAACGAGGCGAGCTACGTGTTTAACGGTCCGGTCAACACCGAGGCGCAGGGAGGCTGCGTGCCGGTGCTTTATGGCGAGATGGAAATCGGCTCGGCAGTCGCGTCAGCCGGCATTTACGCGCAGGACCAGCTATGAGCGTGGTGATGGGCTTTAAAAGCGGTGGCGGTAGCGCGCATGGGCCAGCAGAATCACACGACTCGGCGCGCTCCATGTCCTGTGCGCGCGTGCTCGACATCCTGTCGGAAGGCGAAATTGAGGGGCTTTCAAATGGACTGCAGTCGGTCTATCTGAACGGCACGCCGTTGCAAAACGCGGATGGCT of Paraburkholderia bonniea contains these proteins:
- a CDS encoding tail assembly protein, whose protein sequence is MTEAVRTIRLYGTLGTQFGRVHRLVVNSPAQAVRALCILVPGFERALMQSRERGLTYAVFTGRQNVRAEQMKYPGGSADIRIAPLLQGSKQAGLFQTILGAAMAAVGYYFGWTGVGAMVGNIGVAMMAGGIQQLLSPHRLGLSVKDSAQNEASYVFNGPVNTEAQGGCVPVLYGEMEIGSAVASAGIYAQDQL